One stretch of Thalassophryne amazonica chromosome 19, fThaAma1.1, whole genome shotgun sequence DNA includes these proteins:
- the pax1a gene encoding paired box protein Pax-1a has product MEQTYGEVNQLGGVFVNGRPLPNAIRLRIVELAQLGIRPCDISRQLRVSHGCVSKILARYNETGSILPGAIGGSKPRVTTPNVVKNIREYKQSDPGIFAWEIRDRLLADGVCDKYNVPSVSSISRILRNKIGNLSQPSQYESGNKASAQAALPYNHIYPYSYPNAMSPTATKMGSPPGVPVTAGHVSISRAWPSAHTVSNILGIRAFMDPAAIAGTEGYAPKMEEWSSVNRAAFPAAHTVNGIDKSALEADIKYAQPSSTLSSYVSACAYSPSNQYGVYSGPAGGYVAPGHHHWQAQGPALTHAGGGMSMHAGEIHSMAFKHPAREGDRKPPSPLNKQQHEDLNSVHGLSLPTSSS; this is encoded by the exons ATGG AGCAAACCTATGGAGAGGTGAACCAGTTAGGCGGCGTATTCGTCAACGGGAGACCTCTGCCAAACGCCATCCGGTTACGGATTGTGGAACTGGCCCAGCTCGGGATCAGACCCTGTGACATCAGCCGGCAGCTGCGAGTCTCTCACGGCTGTGTGAGCAAGATTTTAGCCCGCTACAACGAAACGGGCTCCATCTTACCGGGCGCCATCGGAGGAAGCAAACCGCGCGTCACTACGCCGAACGTGGTGAAAAATATCAGGGAATACAAACAAAGTGACCCCGGGATCTTCGCCTGGGAGATCCGGGACAGGCTTTTGGCGGatggggtttgtgacaaatacaacGTCCCGTCGGTGAGTTCCATCAGCAGGATTTTACGCAACAAGATCGGGAATTTGTCGCAGCCCAGCCAGTATGAAAGCGGCAACAAAGCCTCGGCGCAGGCCGCGCTTCCCTACAATCACATCtacccctactcctaccccaacgcCATGTCGCCCACTGCCACAAAAATGGGCAGCCCTCCTGGAGTGCCGGTGACGGCTGGACATGTGAGCATATCCAGGGCCTGGCCTTCTGCGCACACTGTCAGCAACATCCTAGGGATCAGAGCCTTCATGGATCCTGCAG CCATTGCTGGGACGGAGGGATACGCACCGAAAATGGAGGAGTGGAGTAGCGTCAACAGAGCAGCTTTCCCCGCAGCGCACACCGTCAACGGGATTGACAAGTCAGCCCTAGAGGCCGACATAAAATACGCacag CCGTCCTCCACACTGTCCAGTTATGTCTCCGCGTGCGCGTACTCTCCCTCCAACCAGTACGGGGTGTACAGCGGGCCGGCGGGCGGCTACGTGGCCCCGGGCCACCACCACTGGCAGGCGCAGGGCCCTGCACTGACGCACGCGGGCGGCGGCATGAGTATGCACGCGGGGGAAATCCACTCGATGGCCTTCAAACATCCGGCCAGAGAAG GAGACAGAAAACCACCCAGTCCCCTGAACAAGCAGCAACATGAAGACTTGAACAGTGTGCATGGACTCAGTCTGCCTACCTCATCATCATAA